A section of the Mesorhizobium loti genome encodes:
- the urtB gene encoding urea ABC transporter permease subunit UrtB, translating into MKIFHAMGLALLFLLTTLSSSGAAEADLRAIIAKFATVTDFSETGAVVQELTATGDPAVERPLAALADGNLYFRTADSMVFVGEEGDENVKLFDPLSGEAAGEASADDITKISVNNTLRRAIRDALGTLTLGSKDPAVRIAAADTMFKTPDAANIEPLDAAIASESVASVKALLEQARAASILVSEKPDADKLAAIALIGARGDRNAVSLLTSVEANASGAVKEAATAAIASINSTLAFWDAGQNIWYGISLGSVLLLAAIGLAITFGVMGVINMAHGEMVMLGAYTTFVVQQVIRTSFPGLFDWSLVIALPLAFLVAALVGLAIERGVIRFLYGRPLETLLATWGVSLILQQAVRSIFGPTNQEVGNPSWMSGSFYVGQLAITWNRLWILVFALTVFGVLLYVMKRTPWGLQMRAVTANRRMAASMGIRTPWVDALTFALGSGIAGIAGVALSQIDNVSPNLGRGYIIDSFMVVVFGGVGNLWGTLVGAFSLGIVNKFLEPYAGAVLGKIVVLVLIILFIQKRPRGLFALKGRAVEA; encoded by the coding sequence ATGAAGATTTTCCATGCGATGGGCCTGGCGCTCTTGTTCCTGTTGACGACGCTGTCGTCTTCGGGCGCTGCGGAAGCCGATCTGCGTGCCATTATCGCCAAGTTCGCGACAGTAACGGACTTTTCCGAGACGGGAGCCGTCGTTCAAGAGTTGACAGCCACGGGCGACCCGGCTGTCGAACGGCCGCTTGCTGCATTGGCGGACGGCAATCTTTACTTTCGCACGGCCGACTCGATGGTGTTTGTCGGCGAGGAAGGCGACGAGAACGTCAAGCTTTTCGATCCGCTGAGCGGCGAGGCAGCAGGAGAGGCCTCCGCGGACGACATCACCAAGATCAGCGTCAACAACACGTTGCGCCGCGCCATCCGTGATGCATTGGGCACGCTGACGCTTGGTTCCAAGGATCCGGCTGTGCGCATTGCCGCAGCCGACACTATGTTCAAGACACCCGATGCCGCCAACATCGAGCCGCTCGACGCGGCGATCGCCAGTGAAAGCGTGGCGAGCGTCAAGGCTTTGCTCGAGCAGGCCCGTGCCGCGTCCATACTGGTTTCAGAAAAGCCCGATGCAGACAAGTTGGCGGCCATCGCGCTGATCGGCGCGCGCGGCGACCGTAACGCGGTTTCGCTTCTCACTTCCGTCGAGGCCAACGCCTCGGGAGCAGTGAAGGAAGCGGCGACGGCCGCGATCGCCAGCATCAATTCCACGCTGGCTTTCTGGGATGCCGGCCAGAACATCTGGTACGGCATTTCGCTGGGCTCGGTGCTGCTGCTCGCCGCGATCGGGCTCGCCATCACCTTCGGCGTGATGGGCGTCATCAACATGGCGCATGGCGAAATGGTGATGCTGGGTGCCTATACCACCTTCGTCGTCCAGCAGGTGATCCGCACATCCTTTCCCGGCCTGTTCGACTGGTCGCTGGTGATCGCACTGCCGCTTGCCTTCCTCGTCGCCGCACTGGTTGGTCTCGCCATAGAACGCGGCGTCATCCGCTTCCTTTACGGCCGACCGCTGGAGACGCTGCTGGCGACATGGGGCGTGTCGCTGATCCTGCAGCAGGCGGTGCGCTCGATCTTCGGGCCGACCAACCAGGAGGTCGGCAATCCATCCTGGATGTCGGGTTCGTTCTATGTCGGTCAGTTGGCCATCACCTGGAACCGTCTGTGGATCCTCGTTTTCGCGCTCACCGTGTTCGGCGTGTTGCTCTACGTGATGAAACGCACGCCCTGGGGCCTCCAGATGCGGGCCGTCACCGCCAACCGCCGCATGGCCGCCTCGATGGGCATCAGAACGCCATGGGTCGACGCGCTGACTTTCGCGCTGGGATCCGGCATTGCCGGCATCGCCGGCGTCGCGCTAAGCCAGATCGACAATGTCTCGCCCAATCTCGGCCGCGGCTACATCATCGACAGTTTCATGGTCGTCGTCTTCGGCGGTGTCGGCAATCTGTGGGGCACGCTGGTCGGCGCCTTCTCACTCGGCATCGTCAACAAGTTCCTCGAGCCTTATGCCGGCGCGGTGCTCGGCAAGATCGTCGTGCTGGTGCTGATCATCCTGTTCATCCAGAAGCGGCCGCGCGGCCTGTTCGCGCTCAAGGGCAGGGCGGTGGAAGCATGA
- the urtC gene encoding urea ABC transporter permease subunit UrtC: protein MITGRFFAAGADRRIAIAIFVLLAAAIIVPLLNLAVSPASAFYIPPYIVALTGKYLCYALLALSLDLVWGYCGILSLGHGAFFALGGYAMGMYLMRQIGSRGVYGNPILPDFMVFLNYKELPWFWHGFDHFWFAALMVLAVPGLLAFVFGWFAFRSRVTGVYLSIITQAMTYALLLAFFRNDMGFGGNNGLTDFKDILGFNVQADATRSALFAVSAVITALAVFVAWAIVGSKYGKLLMAVRDAESRTRFLGWRAENVKLFAFTVSAVMAGIAGALYVPQVGIINPGEFEPSNSIEVVIWAAVGGRGTIVGPIIGALLVNAGKSWFTGVLPELWLFALGGLFVAVTLLLPKGIVGMWDSWRGNARALRAASLAEEAGTDGDPAPAKIGRSAATKPGDWSSSGPEPQPAE, encoded by the coding sequence ATGATCACGGGACGCTTCTTCGCCGCAGGCGCGGACCGCCGCATCGCCATCGCCATTTTCGTCCTGTTGGCGGCGGCCATCATCGTGCCACTGCTCAACCTGGCTGTTTCTCCGGCAAGCGCGTTCTACATTCCGCCCTATATCGTGGCGCTGACCGGAAAATATCTCTGCTATGCTCTGCTGGCGCTCTCGCTCGACCTGGTCTGGGGCTATTGCGGCATCCTCTCGCTTGGCCATGGCGCCTTCTTCGCGCTCGGCGGCTACGCGATGGGCATGTACCTGATGCGCCAGATCGGCTCGCGCGGCGTCTACGGCAACCCGATCCTGCCGGATTTCATGGTGTTCCTGAACTACAAGGAATTGCCCTGGTTCTGGCATGGCTTCGACCATTTCTGGTTCGCCGCGCTCATGGTGCTTGCCGTGCCCGGCCTGCTTGCCTTCGTCTTCGGCTGGTTCGCCTTCCGCAGCCGCGTGACCGGCGTCTATCTCTCGATCATCACCCAGGCGATGACCTATGCGCTGCTGCTGGCCTTCTTCCGCAACGATATGGGTTTCGGCGGCAATAACGGGCTGACCGATTTCAAGGATATTCTGGGCTTCAACGTGCAGGCCGATGCAACCCGTTCGGCTCTTTTCGCCGTCAGTGCGGTGATTACGGCGCTCGCCGTGTTCGTCGCCTGGGCCATCGTCGGTTCCAAATACGGCAAGCTCCTGATGGCGGTGCGCGACGCCGAGAGCCGCACGCGCTTCCTCGGCTGGCGGGCGGAGAACGTGAAACTGTTTGCCTTCACGGTCTCGGCCGTCATGGCCGGCATTGCCGGCGCGCTCTACGTGCCGCAGGTCGGCATCATCAATCCCGGCGAGTTCGAACCGTCCAATTCGATCGAGGTGGTGATCTGGGCGGCCGTCGGCGGGCGCGGCACCATCGTCGGGCCGATCATCGGCGCGCTGCTGGTCAATGCCGGCAAATCCTGGTTCACCGGCGTGCTGCCGGAACTCTGGCTGTTTGCGCTGGGCGGGCTGTTCGTCGCCGTCACGCTGCTCCTGCCGAAGGGTATCGTCGGCATGTGGGATTCCTGGCGTGGCAACGCCAGGGCGCTGCGGGCGGCGTCGCTGGCCGAGGAGGCCGGCACCGATGGCGACCCGGCGCCAGCCAAGATCGGTCGCAGCGCGGCGACAAAGCCCGGCGACTGGTCGTCGTCCGGCCCCGAACCGCAGCCGGCGGAGTAA
- the urtD gene encoding urea ABC transporter ATP-binding protein UrtD: MSKSNTILYLDGVSVSFDGFRAINNLSLVLDKGEMRAIIGPNGAGKTTMMDIVTGKTRPDEGEVFFDGQVDLTRHDEAEIAMMGIGRKFQKPTVFESHTIEENLMLALKGPRSIFPALFHRRSAAEARQIDDILGIIRLGDKRNELAANLSHGQKQWLEIGMLLAQDPKLLLVDEPVAGMTDAETEETARLLKDIARDHSVIVVEHDMHFVRELGVKVTCLHEGSVLSEGTLDFVSADERVVEVYLGR; the protein is encoded by the coding sequence ATGTCGAAGTCGAACACCATCCTTTATCTCGACGGCGTCTCGGTCTCCTTCGACGGTTTTCGCGCCATCAACAACCTGTCTCTTGTGCTCGACAAGGGCGAGATGCGTGCCATCATCGGCCCCAATGGCGCCGGCAAGACGACGATGATGGACATCGTGACCGGCAAGACGCGGCCCGACGAAGGCGAAGTGTTCTTCGACGGCCAGGTGGATCTCACAAGGCATGACGAGGCCGAGATAGCCATGATGGGCATCGGCCGCAAATTCCAGAAGCCGACCGTCTTCGAGAGCCATACGATCGAGGAAAATCTGATGCTGGCGCTGAAGGGGCCGCGTTCGATCTTCCCGGCGCTGTTCCACCGCCGCTCCGCCGCCGAGGCGCGCCAGATCGATGATATTCTTGGCATCATACGGCTGGGCGACAAACGCAACGAACTGGCGGCCAACCTCAGTCACGGCCAGAAGCAGTGGCTGGAGATCGGCATGCTCTTGGCACAGGATCCGAAGCTGCTTCTGGTCGACGAACCGGTGGCCGGGATGACCGACGCCGAGACCGAGGAGACCGCGCGGCTGCTCAAGGATATTGCGCGCGACCATTCGGTCATTGTCGTCGAGCACGACATGCATTTCGTGCGCGAACTCGGCGTCAAGGTGACCTGCCTGCATGAGGGCTCCGTGCTCTCGGAAGGCACGCTCGATTTTGTCTCGGCCGACGAGCGTGTCGTCGAAGTCTATCTGGGGAGGTAA